A stretch of DNA from Hoeflea ulvae:
CCATCGCATGGCTGGCCCGCCAACAGCGCCTGGGACCATGTCGACACAGTTGCCGGACATGACCGGACAACCGTGGTTTTCCGGCTCCGCCGTCTGGTGATGGGTGCTGCGGTGGAAAAGCGGATCACGCTCGTGGCGGGTCACCCGTTCATCTACCAGGAACATGTTCTCAGCGGCGGGGAGGGTGCGGTTTCCGCGGCCCACCATGTCATGGTGCATATGCAGGACGGCGGCGAGCTGTCTTTCTCGCCCAAGGCGCGCGCGCTGACTCCGACCGCGGCTCTGGAGACCGATCCGGATCGCGGCCGCTCGCTGCTGGCCTATCCCGCCGAAACGACTGACCTGACCGCCTTTCCGCTGGCCGCCGGCGGCACCGCAGATCTGACGCATTATCCGCCGGGCGATCAGCATGAGGATTTTCTCACCATTGTCGAGACGCCCGGGGCCGCCCTGGGGTGGAGCACTGTCAGCCGCAAGGCCGAGCAGGACCGGATACTGATTCTCAAGGCCCCGGCCACCTTGCCGGTCACCATGGTGTGGATGAGCAATGGTGGGCGGGATTACGCGCCCTGGTCGGGCAGGCATACCGGGGTGATTGGCATTGAGGATGCACGGGCGTCACCGCTGGGCCATGCCGATTCCTGCGCAGACAATCAATTCAGCCGTGCAGGCATCGCCACGGCGTTTCAGCTCGAGAAGCACGGGAAAACAGGGATCCGGCAGGTCGTCGGTGCGTGCAGCATGTCGCACGGAGAGGGCAGGCTTACAGATCTAACGGCAGGCAATGGCACTCTGACGCTGCATTTCGACGGTGGCGCGACCCGCGCGCTCAACTACGACGCCGATTTTCTCGAAGGAAACAGGGAAACCGGCCAGGCCTGAGTCGTGGCGTCTGGAAGCAGGTTCGCCCCTGGCTCGGACCGATGTCGGGGCCAGGGGCGAATATCAATGCTGTTTTCGGATCAGCAGCGTGCTTCGTAGATGTTGCCGTTGCGGTCACGGTAGCGGCACATGCCTGGCGTTGTGGCTGCACCGATCAGTGCGCCTGCGGCGCCGCCGATCAGGGCGCCGGTTGCAACACCGCGTCCGCTGCTGCCTGTAGCCGCTGCGACCAGTGCGCCTGTGCCTGCGCCGACAACTGCGCCGGTGCCGGCACGCTGTTCGGTTGTTGAGCAACCCGCTGCGGCGAGAAGCGAGACCGCTGCAAAAGCGGAAAGAATGAGTCTGGTCATCGAAGGCTCCATTTGGGTGCGGCTACAAAAACAGAGGCAGTTTTCACTCGAACGAGCGAGGCTGCTTCCGAGCCAAGGTTTCATTGTACAGAATAACGATGGCTGACACCATCATGGCGATGCTCATCG
This window harbors:
- a CDS encoding glycine zipper domain-containing protein: MTRLILSAFAAVSLLAAAGCSTTEQRAGTGAVVGAGTGALVAAATGSSGRGVATGALIGGAAGALIGAATTPGMCRYRDRNGNIYEARC